The Streptomyces sp. BHT-5-2 genomic interval CTCCTGGGCCCGCTCGTCGAGCAGCCCGGCGGCCCGCGAGTCCTCGACGAGCCGGGCCAGCTGGTCGTCCGAGAAGGTGGCCGCCACCTCGTCCCTGACCTCCACCCGCAGCAGCCTGAGCAGCCCGTTGGCCAGCGCGTTGACCGCGAAGATCACCGGGCGCAGGGCCCGGGTCAGCGCCACCAGCGGCGGGCCCAGGAGCAGCGCGGTGCGGACCGGCTCGGCCAGCGCCACGTTCTTCGGGACCATCTCGCCGAAGAGCATGTGGAGGTAGGTCGCCACGGCCAGCGCGATCACGAACGAGATCGGGTGGATCAGCGCGGACGGGATCCCCACCGCGTCGAACGCCGGCGAGAGCAGGTGCGCGATGGCCGGCTCGGCGACCGCGCCCAGCACCAGCGTGCACAGCGTGATGCCCAGCTGCGCCGCGGCCAGCAGCGCGGAGACGTGCTGCAGGCCCCACAGCACGCTGTCCGCCCGTCGGTTCCCGGCCTCCGCGTACGGCTCGACCTGGCTGCGGCGCACCGAGATCAGCGCGAACTCGGCGCCCACGAAGAAGGCGTTGACGACCAGGGTCAGCAGCCCCACGAACAACTGGAGCGCGGTCATCGGCCGGCCTCCTCGCTGCCGGCGCCGCCGGACGCGGGCGCGTGCAGCAGCACCCGCGCCGCACGGTGGCCGGCGGCGTCCAGCACGTCCATCGTCCAGCCCGCCACCTCCACGGTGTCGCCGGGCTGCGGGATCCGGCCCAGCTCGGTGGCGATCAGGCCGGCGAGGGTCTCGTACGGGCCCTCCGGCAGCCGCAGCCCGATCCGGGCCAACTGGTCGGTGCGGGCGGCGCCGTCGGCCTGGTAGACCGCCCGCCCGTCGGCGTCGGTGCCGGCCGGCGCCAGATCCGGGGTCTCCAGCGGGTCGTGCTCGTCGCGGACCTCGCCGACCACCTCCTCGACGATGTCCTCCAGGGTGGCGACGCCGGCCGTGCCGCCGTACTCGTCGATGACCACGGCCATCGTCCGCCGGCCGGAGAGCCGGTCCAGCAGCCGGTCCACGGTCAGCGTCTCGGGCACCAGCAGCGGCTCGCGCAGCAGCTCGGAGACCGGGTGCCGGGGCCGCAGATGGGCGGGGACGGCCAGTACGTCCTTGATGTGGGCGACTCCGACGACGCTGTCGAGACTGCCGCGGTAGACGGGGAAGCGGGACAGTCCGGTGGCCCGGGTCGCGTTGGCGACGTCCTCGGCCGTGGACTGCACCTCCAGCGCCACCACCTGCACCCGCGGGGTCATCACGTTCTCCGCGGTCAGATCGGCGAGGTTGAGGGTCCGGACGAACAGCTCGGCGGTGTCCGCCTCCAGGGCGCCCGCCTTGGCCGAGTGCCGGGCCAGCGCCACCAGCTCCTGCGGGCCGCGCGCGGACGCCAGCTCCTCGGCCGGTTCCAGGCCCAGCCGGCGCACGGTCCGGTTGGCGGTGTTGTTGAGGTGGGTGATCAGCGGTTTGAAGGCGGCGCTGAAGGCGCGCTGGGCGGTGGCCACGCGCTTGGCGATGGTCAGCGGGCTGGAGATCGCCCAGTTCTTGGGGACCAGTTCGCCGACGACCATCAGGACCACCGTGGACAGCGCGGTCCCCAGGACCAGCGCCACCGAGTCCGCGGCGGACCGCGACAGCCCGATCGCGGTCAGCGGACCGGCCAGCAGGGTCGCGATCGCCGGCTTGGCGAGCATGCCGATGATCAGGCCCGTCACGGTGATGCCGAGCTGGGCGCCGGACAGCTGGAAGGTCAGCGAGCGGACCGCCTTGAGGGCGCTGTCCGCACCGCGCTCGCCGCGGGCGGCGGCGCGCTCCAGATCACCGCGCTCCACCGTCGTCAGCGAGAACTCCGCCGCGACGAAGACGCCGCACGCCAGGGTCAGCAGGAGCGCCACGGCCAGCAGGAGCAGGTCGGTCATCGGGTCACCTCCGTCCCATGGTCGGACACGTTCGGGAGGTTCGCGCCCCGTCGCAGGGACGCACGACGACTGGGAGGCTCGGCCATGGCCGACGCTCACACACCTTTCGCAGGGGAGGGGCCCCGGGAGTCCGTCGTCCCGGGAACCCCATGGTAAAGGATCGGCAAAGTCGATGGGGTGGCGCTCGGTGGGACGAAGCGAGCGGGGACGCGCAGGAAGCGGCGGAGCCCGCCCCAGGCCGCGGGGCGGGCTCCTCGACGACGGCACGGCGCTCAGACCTCCAGCGGCCTGACCCGGCGGCTCCACTGCGGTTCCGGCGCATACCCGGCCGCCCGCCACGCGTGGTGCGCCCGCTCGTTGCGGTCCAGCACCATCGCGTCGGCGCGCCGGCCGCCGAGCTTCACGAAGCGCTCCTCGGCCGCTTCGAGGAGGGCCTTCGAGAATCCCTGCCTGCGGTGGGAGGGGTGCACGGCGAGCCGATAGAGCGACGCCCGCCAGCCGTCGAAACCGGCGATCACCGTGCCCACCGGCTCGCCGTCCCTCCCCCGAGCTCTCGACTTCGTTCGAGCAGGGGGACCCCCATGGCCAGCAGCAGCGCGTCCGGATCGCGGGTCACCGGCCGGGCCACGCCGGCGCGGATGTGAAGATCACTCATGGGCGGATCCCATCACCGCGCCCGGCGGCCTGTCGGTCGGTTTCCGCCATGCTGACCGGGCCCGAACCCCGGTCAGCTGCCCTTGAGTTCCCCGACGACCGGCGCGAACGCCTCCAGGCACCGGTCCAGCACGGTGACGTACGAGAAGCCGTGGCGCTCCCGCAGCTGCTCGGCCATCTGCGCCGGCGTCCCGATCAGCAGCGTCGGCACCTCCAGCGCCTGGTCCTCGTCGACCCCGACGCCCTGCGCGGCCAACTCCCGGGCGGCGGCCCGCCGGTCGTCGGTCACCAGCACCTGCTGGACGAGGATGTTCCGCTCGGCCGGCTCGGCGCGGTCCGCGGCGTGCGCCTCGTGGGCCGCGTAGGCCGCCACCGACGCGGCCACCTGCTCGGCCGGCAGCAGCTCCAGCGTGCCCTCCGGCCGGCCCGGCGCCTGCCGCGCACCGGTGAACGCCGCGATGTCCGCGTGCCGCGCCGCCAGCCGCAGCATCCGCGGGCCGTTGCCGCCGATCATCAACGGCGGGCGGGGCCGCTGGACGGCCTTCGGCAGCTGCCCGGGGTCGCCGAGCAGGCGGTCCAGCTCCCGGATCGTGTGCTCCAGGTGGTCCACCCGCCGGCCGGGCGCCTCGAACGGCAGCCCGGCCGCGTCGTGTTCGCCCTTGACGTACCCGGTGCCCAGGCCCAGCTCCAGCCGGCCGCCGGTGAGCGCGTCGGCGGTGGCCACCTCGCGGGCCAGCAGGGCCGGGTTCCAGAACCCGGCGTTCAGCACGAAGGTGCCCACCCGCGGGCGCTCGGTCGCCTCCGCCGCGGCCACCAGCGCGGGGAACGGCGACGGCCGTCCCAGGTGGTCCGGGACGAGCAGCACGTCGTAGCCCGTCTCCTCGGCGCGGCGGCACTTCTCGCGCCAGGCCGGCCCGGAGTCGAGGGTGAGCAAGGTGACGCCGAAGCGGAACGGACGCGGCATGAGGCCCCCTGAGGACGTGGTCGTCGCCGGAACGTGCGTGTGCCAGGACGTGTCGACTGCCGGATGTGTCAACTTCCATGCAATCACGGCACGTTCGACGTCGTGCGCGCAGGAGCCGGGACCTCGGCGGGCCGGCGCCGGGTCTCCCGTCAGGCCGAGACGGACAGGTCCTCGTACGCCAGGGTCACCGACTCCTCGGCGGGGTCGGCGCCCGCCGTGCCGTCCGGGGTCTCCCACGAGGTCGGGAGGGCGCCGACGAGGCGGTAGCGGCGCAACGGGGTGCGGTCGGCGGCGTAGTGGACCACCGTCACCGTCTGCCGGGAGCGCTCGCCGCCGCGTTCCAGCAGGCATCTGGTGAGCCAGTCGGTGAAGGCGGCGCTCTTGTCCGGGCCGCGCACGATGGTCACCTCGCCCGGCCGCCCCACCCCCTCCGGGAGCGCCGCCGCGCCGGGCGGTGCGGTGCCGAAGGCCGGGCCGGAGACCGCGCGGACCGTCTCGACCTGGAACGCGCCGAGCTCGACGGTGACGGCCGCCGGGCGCCGTTCCTCACAAGTGTCGTCGATGGGCATGGGGTACCTCCGGGCGCAAAGACGGGGCCGGCCGGCCCCGTGTCGACAGCCCGACCGCTGCCCGAGCCGAGCCCGGCGCATTCCGGAGCTCGCTCGAACGGGGGCAGGAAGAACGATTCGGCTCGCTCGAACGGCGCTGTGCCGCGCCGGCGCCCCGACGAC includes:
- a CDS encoding hemolysin family protein produces the protein MTALQLFVGLLTLVVNAFFVGAEFALISVRRSQVEPYAEAGNRRADSVLWGLQHVSALLAAAQLGITLCTLVLGAVAEPAIAHLLSPAFDAVGIPSALIHPISFVIALAVATYLHMLFGEMVPKNVALAEPVRTALLLGPPLVALTRALRPVIFAVNALANGLLRLLRVEVRDEVAATFSDDQLARLVEDSRAAGLLDERAQERLRDALELGRRPVRDVVLPVDEVVSARIGATPEELEHLAAESGFSRFPVVDDTRRILGYLHVKDALDAAPRTTPFPVSALRPIARVRAATPLDDVLTAMRGSRTHLAAVIGDDGRLAGLVTMEDVLRELVLQQPTA
- a CDS encoding hemolysin family protein yields the protein MTDLLLLAVALLLTLACGVFVAAEFSLTTVERGDLERAAARGERGADSALKAVRSLTFQLSGAQLGITVTGLIIGMLAKPAIATLLAGPLTAIGLSRSAADSVALVLGTALSTVVLMVVGELVPKNWAISSPLTIAKRVATAQRAFSAAFKPLITHLNNTANRTVRRLGLEPAEELASARGPQELVALARHSAKAGALEADTAELFVRTLNLADLTAENVMTPRVQVVALEVQSTAEDVANATRATGLSRFPVYRGSLDSVVGVAHIKDVLAVPAHLRPRHPVSELLREPLLVPETLTVDRLLDRLSGRRTMAVVIDEYGGTAGVATLEDIVEEVVGEVRDEHDPLETPDLAPAGTDADGRAVYQADGAARTDQLARIGLRLPEGPYETLAGLIATELGRIPQPGDTVEVAGWTMDVLDAAGHRAARVLLHAPASGGAGSEEAGR
- a CDS encoding TIGR03621 family F420-dependent LLM class oxidoreductase, which produces MPRPFRFGVTLLTLDSGPAWREKCRRAEETGYDVLLVPDHLGRPSPFPALVAAAEATERPRVGTFVLNAGFWNPALLAREVATADALTGGRLELGLGTGYVKGEHDAAGLPFEAPGRRVDHLEHTIRELDRLLGDPGQLPKAVQRPRPPLMIGGNGPRMLRLAARHADIAAFTGARQAPGRPEGTLELLPAEQVAASVAAYAAHEAHAADRAEPAERNILVQQVLVTDDRRAAARELAAQGVGVDEDQALEVPTLLIGTPAQMAEQLRERHGFSYVTVLDRCLEAFAPVVGELKGS
- a CDS encoding phage tail protein, translated to MPIDDTCEERRPAAVTVELGAFQVETVRAVSGPAFGTAPPGAAALPEGVGRPGEVTIVRGPDKSAAFTDWLTRCLLERGGERSRQTVTVVHYAADRTPLRRYRLVGALPTSWETPDGTAGADPAEESVTLAYEDLSVSA